From the genome of Gammaproteobacteria bacterium:
AACAATGCCAACCACATTCCACAGCGCCTGCAACAACTCGTCTGCGAAGAACTACCACAACGCTATGGTTTAGACCCACTCAATGACATTCAAGTGCTCTCGCCCATGCGTAAAGGTGCATTGGGCATCAATGAGTTAAACAAACGGCTACAAAACCAACTAAACCCCTACCTTGATAGCAACAACCCTAATTATTTAAAGCAAGGTGACGCCCACCTATCCGTCGGTGATCGCGTTGTGCAAATATCCAATAACTATGAAAAATTCGTCTTCAATGGTGATATCGGTATCATTGTCGCGCTCGACAAAAAAAAGAAACTACTCATCGCATTAATGGAAGGCAATGAAATCGAATACAATTTCAATGAGGCCAGCCAACTCATGCTGTCGTATGCACTCACCATCCACAAATCACAAGGCAGTGAATACAAAGCCGTCGTCATACCCATCACTAAAGAACATTATATTTTGTTAAACAAACGGCTCATCTACACCGCGATAACACGTGGCAAACAGCTAGTCGTTTTAATCGGACAAGAAAAAGCACTAAAAACCGCAATCCACAGCACCCGTGGAGATCACCGTATCACAGCACTTGAATACCGACTGCAGCGGTAAATTGTTCTTCGGGAATATTGAGCCAGCGACAAATTTATTCGCCTCTCAGGCTGAGCCCACACACGTAACGTGGCAAATCAACCAACCGTTATCCTTCCAGAGAGCTATCGAAGTTTCTAAGCTTGGCACCACCAATAGCTTTAAAAAGCAAAGGGTAGTGGATCGGACTGAATTTTTCTTGTTATGTTTAATTATTGATTTTGAGTATTGCCACTTTATTTTCTACTATAGACTTGCCTGTATGGGATTGTTCTAAAATATTTTTCTTTATTTTAGTGGATGATGTTCTGGGGTTATATTGAATTTGAACAACCTCTTTTCCTTGCCCTTTCATATAATCCTCGACACCTCGATTATGAGGTTTCTTTCCCCAATCTTCACCAATAACAAAAATATCCGCTTTTACTGCCTTGCATACTG
Proteins encoded in this window:
- a CDS encoding adenylyltransferase/cytidyltransferase family protein, whose product is MVVYTVGTFDLLHVGHLALLEYCKTLGDTVAVGVASDEVVMLYKPYTPVIPLDQRIEMLKALRCVDIVMPYHELDYLTVCKAVKADIFVIGEDWGKKPHNRGVEDYMKGQGKEVVQIQYNPRTSSTKIKKNILEQSHTGKSIVENKVAILKINN